One Candidatus Paceibacterota bacterium genomic window carries:
- a CDS encoding glycosyltransferase produces the protein MNTKPKALYIRRDHSREPLKKRIVSTWRHFAYYTGQEGFFEEALASQFDVTEQTAEAFLKSGKNAQGYDAVVVNFKCDHKAIASDRYEAMRIIAEGVSVPTVLFIGLDRAAHMPVNEVLDQYDVVVKREPFIDRDRYSLSESNKHKIIASMLSCPLLRREKTPIVKPITWLTNQRQTAQENEAYKYDVFFSGAVTRENDVRPDVWRRVLEEPDINAYGGLQPSASRDRLPDPELEFGKLTPQEFIDTIHRSKINLALDGIGEFTYRHNELWHLGAFMISSPSFRDLEIPLPAKEDVHYVSYNNLDELIEKIHYYLEHDAERNKIAHAGKEMFDQYYNPKSHGRDIKQAVDQLRISGE, from the coding sequence ATGAACACAAAACCGAAAGCATTATATATCAGACGGGATCATTCACGTGAGCCGTTAAAAAAGAGGATCGTTTCAACATGGCGTCATTTTGCGTATTACACCGGTCAGGAAGGGTTTTTTGAAGAAGCGCTTGCGTCCCAGTTTGATGTGACAGAACAGACCGCTGAAGCGTTTCTAAAGAGTGGAAAGAATGCTCAAGGGTACGATGCGGTTGTTGTGAATTTTAAGTGCGATCACAAAGCTATTGCGTCAGATCGATATGAAGCAATGAGGATTATCGCTGAAGGTGTTTCAGTACCAACAGTGTTGTTTATCGGACTTGACCGCGCCGCGCATATGCCCGTTAACGAGGTTTTGGATCAGTATGATGTTGTGGTAAAGCGAGAGCCGTTCATCGACCGCGACAGGTATTCCTTGTCAGAAAGCAATAAGCACAAGATCATCGCGTCTATGCTTTCATGTCCGCTGTTACGCCGGGAGAAAACGCCGATCGTAAAACCGATCACATGGCTCACGAACCAGCGTCAAACCGCTCAAGAAAATGAAGCGTATAAGTATGACGTGTTCTTTTCGGGGGCGGTCACGCGAGAGAATGATGTACGACCGGATGTATGGCGACGGGTCCTCGAGGAGCCAGACATTAACGCGTACGGCGGACTACAGCCGAGCGCCTCACGTGATCGTCTGCCCGATCCTGAACTCGAGTTCGGCAAGCTGACACCCCAGGAGTTCATTGATACGATCCATCGTTCAAAGATAAATCTTGCCCTCGACGGGATCGGCGAGTTCACGTACCGGCATAATGAGCTGTGGCACCTGGGTGCGTTTATGATCAGCAGTCCTTCGTTTCGTGATCTGGAGATACCGCTTCCGGCCAAAGAAGATGTACATTATGTCTCATACAACAACCTCGATGAGTTAATAGAGAAGATCCACTACTATCTCGAGCATGACGCAGAGCGGAATAAAATTGCTCACGCCGGAAAGGAGATGTTTGATCAATACTACAACCCAAAGAGTCACGGGCGAGATATAAAGCAAGCGGTAGATCAGCTGCGTATTAGTGGAGAGTGA
- a CDS encoding helix-hairpin-helix domain-containing protein — translation MSWKIAQTLILIAIFSVPVFSLQADHAININTASVEMLQELTGVGEVKAGDIVAYRDNNGHFSSISEIEEVSGIGPATFNGIKDHITVSGSSDTDTDDTDDDDDTDTKEEENTTDDSKSEEDAERSSSSSGGSDDYESKMESPLSVSLDLSPSVAVAGAPVTFMVDARIEESEANTTSFDWNLGDGTQAQGKEVTHIYAAPGTYVVVINAETRTKEARIKETITVHEGGVSIRDVSLSPDGSITLTNNDVQEYLLTGWHLSAGGQTYTIPDDTFIAGGSSITLPSVVTGLELARPDVSLLYPNGDLADKYNTQEPKQADASQTRLETNPSNSAPVQSAAENAVAEEEDGEAGDEGGGEVRGTTSVAASVSLSDSSGKLWPWLAGLLGVVALGILGFIVAKPQEGLEEGLVAQETAETEIAAGDSADDYEILESLPNDERQKRNV, via the coding sequence ATGTCTTGGAAGATCGCACAAACACTCATTCTTATTGCGATTTTCTCTGTGCCGGTGTTTTCACTCCAGGCAGATCATGCGATCAATATAAATACAGCGAGTGTGGAGATGCTCCAAGAGCTCACCGGTGTCGGAGAAGTAAAGGCCGGTGACATTGTTGCGTACAGAGATAATAATGGCCACTTTAGTTCGATCAGCGAGATTGAAGAAGTGAGCGGTATCGGCCCGGCAACCTTCAACGGTATAAAAGACCACATTACGGTAAGCGGTTCTTCCGATACTGATACAGACGACACTGATGACGACGATGATACAGATACCAAGGAGGAGGAAAACACCACGGACGACTCAAAGAGTGAAGAAGACGCAGAGAGAAGTAGTTCCAGCTCCGGCGGTAGCGATGACTACGAGAGCAAGATGGAGTCACCACTTTCGGTCTCGCTCGATCTCTCACCCTCTGTTGCTGTGGCCGGAGCCCCGGTAACCTTTATGGTCGATGCACGCATTGAAGAGAGTGAGGCAAACACAACTTCCTTTGATTGGAATCTGGGCGATGGTACCCAGGCACAGGGAAAGGAAGTGACGCATATCTATGCAGCTCCGGGTACGTACGTTGTGGTGATCAATGCTGAAACACGCACAAAAGAAGCGCGGATCAAAGAGACGATCACGGTCCACGAAGGAGGTGTATCGATACGTGACGTCTCGCTTTCTCCCGATGGGTCGATCACCCTCACCAACAATGACGTTCAGGAATATCTGCTGACCGGTTGGCATCTTTCAGCCGGTGGGCAGACATATACGATCCCCGACGATACATTCATAGCCGGAGGCAGCTCGATCACCTTGCCTTCGGTGGTTACCGGCCTGGAGCTTGCCCGGCCGGATGTCTCACTCTTGTATCCGAACGGCGATCTAGCCGATAAGTATAATACACAGGAGCCAAAACAGGCTGATGCCTCACAGACTAGATTAGAGACCAACCCAAGCAATTCAGCGCCTGTTCAGTCGGCAGCTGAGAATGCGGTTGCCGAAGAAGAAGACGGTGAAGCGGGTGATGAAGGAGGCGGGGAAGTACGAGGCACGACAAGCGTTGCCGCTTCGGTCTCGCTTTCTGATTCATCCGGCAAGCTCTGGCCGTGGCTTGCCGGCTTGCTTGGCGTCGTTGCGCTGGGTATACTCGGGTTTATCGTAGCAAAGCCCCAGGAGGGTCTTGAGGAAGGTCTTGTAGCCCAAGAGACAGCAGAAACAGAGATAGCAGCAGGTGATTCCGCTGATGATTACGAGATCTTAGAGAGTCTTCCTAACGACGAGAGGCAGAAACGAAACGTATGA
- a CDS encoding glycosyltransferase gives MIESHFKVLIVVTRGTVGGAQTSVFNLARQLARSPQADVTVGSGEGEHLALRCRAAGIEHVRFEYLRRSLNPIYAVRSIAEFVRHFNQEQYDVVHINSSNALFAALAAKLSKKKPWIVFTFRGLSLLDEHYEMSSLKRRLYIWIYRILLAFVDEPVFVSFENFETATRMGLVKEGAGTVIYNGLDPEELVFEDRSEARQALAELSGAKITDETFLIGSIGRLAYQKNYEFLIDQIADLSGKHPLLKVVIIGDGPLHKTILGHIRREGLEQIIYLPGEIPEASRYMRGLDLFVLPSRYEGLSVTLIETLFAGVSVLASDVGGAREQFEQAPFQVYPLDNSEEFQKRLSRLIEHADVRAELAEANKNRANDFHISKTAAGYRSVYNEAHNTSRSQS, from the coding sequence ATGATCGAATCTCACTTTAAAGTACTTATCGTCGTTACCCGAGGAACAGTCGGCGGAGCCCAGACCTCTGTGTTCAACCTTGCCCGCCAACTCGCTCGAAGCCCTCAGGCAGACGTGACCGTCGGCTCCGGCGAGGGAGAGCACCTGGCACTGCGCTGCCGGGCCGCCGGTATTGAGCACGTTCGATTCGAATACTTACGCCGTAGCCTTAATCCGATCTACGCCGTGCGCTCGATCGCCGAGTTTGTGCGGCACTTTAATCAAGAGCAGTACGATGTTGTACACATCAACAGCTCAAATGCACTTTTTGCCGCCCTCGCCGCAAAACTCTCAAAGAAAAAACCATGGATCGTGTTTACATTCCGCGGTCTCTCGCTCCTCGACGAGCACTATGAGATGTCGAGCCTAAAGCGACGACTCTATATCTGGATATACCGGATCCTGCTCGCGTTCGTTGATGAGCCGGTCTTTGTGAGTTTTGAGAATTTCGAGACCGCCACGCGGATGGGGCTGGTTAAGGAAGGCGCCGGCACCGTGATCTACAACGGACTGGACCCTGAGGAGCTTGTCTTTGAAGATCGCTCTGAGGCCCGGCAGGCGCTCGCTGAGTTATCCGGCGCGAAGATAACCGACGAGACGTTTCTTATCGGATCGATCGGCCGACTGGCGTACCAGAAGAATTATGAGTTTTTGATAGATCAAATTGCTGATCTGTCGGGTAAGCATCCTTTACTCAAAGTTGTTATTATTGGCGATGGTCCTTTACATAAAACTATCCTTGGCCATATTCGGAGAGAAGGGCTTGAGCAAATAATATATTTGCCCGGCGAGATCCCTGAAGCTTCTCGTTATATGAGAGGTCTTGATCTTTTTGTTCTACCAAGCCGGTACGAGGGGCTTTCGGTCACCCTGATAGAGACGCTCTTTGCCGGGGTGTCGGTCCTTGCCTCGGATGTCGGTGGAGCGCGTGAGCAGTTCGAGCAAGCGCCGTTTCAGGTATATCCTTTGGATAACAGCGAAGAATTTCAGAAGCGTCTCTCGCGCTTGATCGAGCACGCGGATGTGCGGGCCGAGCTCGCCGAGGCAAACAAAAACCGCGCAAACGATTTTCACATCAGCAAAACCGCCGCCGGGTACCGGAGCGTGTATAATGAAGCACATAATACATCACGGTCGCAATCGTAG
- a CDS encoding type IV secretory system conjugative DNA transfer family protein → MSNEERVTYFAKTDSRNRQKTFGIKAKDRSRHVYVIGKTGMGKSTLLENMAIQDLRNGEGIAFIDPHGKTADLLLDYVPEERLDDVVYFAPFDMEHPLSFNVMEDVGADKRHLVASGLMSSFKKIWIDAWSARMEYILNNILLALLEYPDSTLMGVNRMLADKDYRKKVVENVTDTSVRAFWTDEFAKYGERYMQEAGAAIQNKIGQFISNPVIRNIIGQPHSSFDLRRIMDERKIVIINLSKGRVGETNANLLGGMLITKMYLSAMSRADTDPETMEKLPNFYLFVDEFQSFANESFADILSEARKYKLNLTMAHQYIEQMDETVRAAVFGNVGTMITFRVGAYDAEFLEKEFEPVFDANDLVNLGFAQIYLKLMIDGVSSPPFSAITLPPLEEKDTSHRNEVIDASRANYSKSREEVEKSINEWQGIHVKDYEESPADKQQKKKPKRDQQKDQQKDPSKAQGTDRQRGEARPQSQHSGHSNGASQKPAEGKSSDELRAALAAISKQVSQGQKTDQTTNQKENKSKQENSASRSDRKRPRKDTSGTSLKDALKERGLLGSNDSAPKEKEEVKEQPDKSEKMNEKKSKDERDNKEKDQQESIPEEKPKEKKFREVPREVLDELLGADEDDPKNAKR, encoded by the coding sequence ATGAGTAATGAAGAGCGTGTAACGTACTTTGCGAAAACTGATTCACGCAATCGCCAAAAAACCTTCGGCATTAAAGCGAAGGACCGGAGCCGTCATGTCTATGTGATCGGAAAGACCGGCATGGGAAAGTCCACTCTGCTTGAGAACATGGCGATCCAGGACCTCCGCAATGGCGAGGGTATCGCTTTCATTGATCCGCACGGCAAGACCGCTGATCTCTTGCTGGACTATGTACCGGAAGAGCGTCTCGATGATGTGGTATATTTTGCCCCGTTCGACATGGAGCATCCGCTCTCTTTCAACGTGATGGAGGATGTCGGGGCTGATAAGCGCCACTTGGTAGCAAGTGGCTTGATGAGTAGTTTCAAAAAGATCTGGATAGACGCGTGGTCCGCACGAATGGAGTACATTTTAAATAACATTCTCTTAGCGCTTTTGGAGTACCCCGACTCAACCTTGATGGGAGTGAACCGAATGCTTGCTGATAAAGATTATCGAAAGAAGGTGGTAGAGAACGTCACTGACACCTCGGTCCGGGCGTTTTGGACCGATGAGTTTGCCAAGTACGGCGAGCGGTATATGCAGGAGGCCGGCGCCGCTATCCAGAACAAGATCGGTCAGTTTATTTCCAATCCGGTCATTCGCAATATCATTGGTCAGCCACATTCCAGTTTTGATCTGCGTCGGATCATGGATGAGCGTAAGATCGTGATCATTAACCTCTCCAAGGGGCGAGTCGGCGAGACGAACGCCAACCTCTTGGGCGGTATGCTTATCACCAAAATGTATCTCTCTGCCATGTCGCGCGCCGACACTGACCCGGAGACCATGGAGAAGTTGCCGAACTTCTATCTTTTTGTGGATGAGTTCCAGTCCTTCGCCAACGAGTCCTTTGCCGACATTCTCTCCGAGGCACGTAAGTACAAGCTGAACCTCACCATGGCTCACCAGTATATCGAGCAGATGGATGAGACCGTGCGCGCCGCGGTCTTTGGCAACGTCGGTACTATGATCACCTTCCGTGTGGGAGCATATGACGCTGAGTTCCTCGAGAAAGAATTCGAGCCGGTCTTTGATGCCAACGATCTGGTGAACCTCGGCTTTGCGCAGATCTATTTAAAGCTGATGATCGACGGTGTGTCCTCGCCGCCATTCTCAGCTATTACCTTGCCACCGTTAGAAGAAAAAGACACCTCGCACAGAAACGAGGTTATTGATGCGTCACGGGCGAACTATTCGAAGTCGCGCGAGGAGGTAGAAAAGTCTATTAACGAATGGCAAGGTATTCATGTGAAAGACTATGAAGAATCACCGGCGGATAAGCAGCAGAAGAAGAAACCCAAAAGGGACCAGCAGAAGGATCAGCAGAAAGACCCGTCAAAAGCACAAGGTACCGACCGGCAGCGAGGGGAAGCAAGACCGCAATCACAACACTCCGGGCACAGCAACGGGGCTTCTCAAAAGCCGGCGGAAGGAAAGAGTAGCGATGAGTTGCGTGCCGCGCTTGCAGCTATCAGCAAGCAGGTAAGTCAAGGTCAGAAGACAGATCAGACGACCAATCAGAAGGAAAATAAATCTAAACAAGAGAATAGTGCTTCTCGATCGGATCGGAAAAGACCACGAAAAGATACGTCCGGCACATCTCTCAAAGATGCGCTTAAAGAGCGAGGCCTGCTTGGTAGCAACGACTCAGCACCAAAGGAAAAAGAAGAAGTGAAAGAACAGCCGGACAAGAGCGAAAAAATGAACGAAAAGAAGAGCAAGGATGAAAGAGACAACAAAGAAAAAGATCAACAAGAGAGTATTCCGGAGGAAAAACCAAAAGAAAAGAAATTTCGAGAAGTCCCCCGAGAAGTCCTCGATGAGCTTCTTGGTGCTGACGAAGATGACCCAAAGAACGCAAAACGCTAA
- a CDS encoding glycosyltransferase has protein sequence MAENQQKPKILIVISNLEVGGGAQRVASTVGNELSDKGFETHLLTFYEYPQTYPYYGVYYSRHEKPKKFSKPIKAVMRVWDIAQYCKRHNIQTTVAFLEEASFYSILTKLFFNRSRIIVSVRNNPHYRNTLYKVLMRLLYPFADRVISVTRGIEEILKKDYKLTNTATIYNPIDKEMIEKRAENPLPEEFRWVENRTPLFISIGRLVQQKGQWHLVRAFQKVVEKNNDATLVLVGDGKLKDKLKKLIADCGLNNNVFLFGKQSNVFSFLKASDVFIFSSLWEGMPNTVLEALAVNLPVVTTDCATGPREIIAPELGIFENITYPYMTQYGILTMPLGFEQIWESSESCALTQEEKVFADAMIQILEKPLKDRLTGLKAFQMNSVIEQWCRVVSEKEE, from the coding sequence ATGGCGGAAAACCAACAAAAACCAAAGATACTGATCGTTATTAGCAACCTCGAAGTCGGTGGTGGTGCTCAGCGGGTTGCATCTACAGTCGGGAACGAACTGAGTGATAAGGGCTTTGAGACGCATCTGCTTACGTTCTATGAATATCCGCAGACGTATCCGTATTACGGGGTTTATTATAGTAGGCATGAGAAGCCAAAGAAATTCAGTAAACCGATAAAAGCAGTGATGCGGGTTTGGGATATTGCACAGTATTGTAAACGACATAATATACAAACGACAGTAGCCTTCCTTGAAGAGGCGAGTTTTTATTCCATACTAACGAAGCTTTTTTTCAACAGAAGTAGAATAATAGTTTCAGTGAGAAACAATCCTCATTATAGAAACACATTATATAAAGTCTTAATGCGGCTCCTATATCCATTTGCTGACAGAGTGATCTCTGTCACAAGAGGTATTGAAGAGATCCTAAAAAAAGATTATAAATTAACGAACACAGCGACGATATATAATCCGATTGATAAAGAGATGATAGAAAAAAGAGCAGAAAACCCCCTTCCGGAAGAATTTCGCTGGGTAGAAAATAGAACACCTTTATTTATATCTATAGGACGTTTGGTCCAACAAAAAGGTCAATGGCATCTCGTACGCGCGTTTCAAAAAGTTGTGGAAAAAAATAATGATGCAACGCTTGTCCTTGTCGGGGATGGGAAATTGAAAGATAAACTAAAAAAACTCATTGCTGATTGCGGCTTGAATAATAATGTTTTTTTGTTCGGAAAACAGAGCAACGTTTTTTCTTTTCTTAAAGCAAGTGATGTATTCATATTTAGTTCTCTCTGGGAAGGGATGCCTAACACGGTACTTGAAGCTCTTGCAGTCAATTTGCCGGTTGTCACAACTGATTGTGCTACTGGTCCGCGTGAGATCATCGCGCCGGAGCTTGGTATTTTTGAAAATATTACATACCCCTACATGACACAGTATGGTATTTTGACCATGCCGCTTGGTTTTGAACAAATTTGGGAAAGCAGTGAATCATGCGCATTGACGCAAGAGGAGAAAGTATTTGCTGATGCTATGATACAGATCTTAGAAAAACCGCTCAAAGATCGGCTAACCGGTCTTAAGGCGTTTCAAATGAATTCTGTTATTGAGCAGTGGTGTAGAGTAGTTAGCGAGAAGGAGGAATAA
- a CDS encoding putative glycoside hydrolase: MLIFAPHLELGSIEYDASEASATGVVSSATSTQGEKEKEDDPVETVAHVETPDSVRAIYMTTCAASTPSFRQRLTDLLKTTEVNSIVIDIKDYSGGISFPVNDPELKPAQGINCFVPDMKEFIEELHEMGVYVIGRITVFQDPFYARRNPDVAVQRGDGSVWTDGKGLSFTDPSARQVWEYTITLSQESYALGFDELNYDYIRFPSDGNMKDIKFPVSGDRAKDVVIEEFFAYLFEKVNDPEVFPNGSPVTSADLFGMVTTNYDHLGIGQVLERAMPYFDYIAPMVYPSHYPNGFNGWANPNHYPYEIIKYTMSRGADRAVATTTSIAFSGAKRIGTSTPAVYEKEVYDKDKLRPWLQDFDYGGDYGPDEVRAQIQATYDAGLDSWMLWDPGNYYTREALKSASSSGGM, translated from the coding sequence ATGCTTATATTTGCTCCTCACTTAGAGCTTGGATCTATTGAGTACGATGCTTCCGAGGCTTCTGCGACAGGTGTGGTTTCTAGCGCAACAAGTACACAAGGAGAGAAAGAGAAGGAAGATGATCCGGTCGAGACCGTAGCGCATGTTGAGACACCTGATTCGGTCCGAGCGATCTATATGACCACCTGCGCCGCCTCTACACCAAGTTTCCGACAGCGCCTTACTGACTTGCTCAAAACAACCGAGGTTAACTCGATCGTGATCGATATCAAGGATTACTCCGGCGGGATCAGTTTCCCGGTGAATGACCCTGAGCTTAAGCCTGCGCAAGGGATCAATTGTTTCGTGCCGGACATGAAAGAGTTCATTGAGGAGCTTCACGAAATGGGCGTCTATGTTATCGGTCGCATCACGGTCTTTCAGGATCCGTTCTATGCCAGACGCAATCCGGACGTAGCGGTTCAGCGAGGAGACGGAAGTGTCTGGACAGACGGCAAAGGACTTAGCTTTACCGACCCGAGCGCGCGTCAGGTGTGGGAGTATACGATCACGCTTTCCCAGGAGTCGTATGCACTTGGATTTGATGAGCTGAACTATGACTACATTCGGTTCCCCTCTGACGGAAACATGAAGGACATCAAGTTTCCGGTCAGTGGCGACCGAGCCAAGGACGTAGTGATTGAAGAATTCTTTGCGTATTTGTTTGAGAAAGTAAATGACCCGGAAGTGTTCCCGAACGGCTCACCTGTCACCTCGGCTGATCTGTTCGGTATGGTAACAACGAATTACGATCATCTCGGTATTGGCCAGGTGCTGGAGCGAGCGATGCCGTACTTTGATTATATCGCCCCAATGGTTTACCCGAGCCACTATCCAAACGGCTTCAACGGTTGGGCGAATCCAAATCATTACCCGTACGAGATCATCAAATACACCATGAGCCGTGGAGCTGACCGAGCGGTGGCAACAACCACGAGTATTGCTTTTTCCGGCGCAAAACGGATCGGCACCAGCACACCTGCCGTGTATGAAAAGGAGGTGTACGACAAAGACAAGCTTCGTCCGTGGCTTCAAGATTTTGACTATGGTGGGGACTACGGACCCGACGAAGTTCGGGCACAGATCCAAGCAACCTACGACGCCGGGCTCGACAGCTGGATGTTGTGGGACCCGGGAAACTACTACACCCGCGAGGCGCTCAAATCAGCCAGTAGTTCAGGAGGAATGTGA